A window of the Roseburia sp. 831b genome harbors these coding sequences:
- a CDS encoding LacI family DNA-binding transcriptional regulator gives MTIKDIAKMCNVGISTVSRAINDDPGINQETKKRILKVIEEQNFVPNKSARNLKMTEAKTIALLIKGTNNPFFQGMLRIFEQELQKVEYSYLVYPVADDQDETAIAMELVQERRLKGIIFLGGLTEVSEVSLDKIGVPCVRCTVSNPSISVGTKDYAVSIDDRKEAYKAVDYLCKCGHKDIAIVCGREDDCSIGRMRQEGYMDALLDHGISYDPQLVLYVKGEVCEFSAQNGYSTVKALLESDKKVTAIFLISDMMAFGAYKAIKEKGLRIPEDISVIGFDGLDLTRFYHPSLTTVRQPCDQMVKASIEVLLGAINDGNTGEQRIFPAELIVRESVRNIE, from the coding sequence ATGACAATTAAAGATATAGCAAAGATGTGCAATGTTGGAATCAGTACGGTTTCAAGGGCAATCAATGACGATCCGGGAATCAATCAGGAGACCAAGAAAAGAATCTTAAAAGTAATCGAAGAGCAGAATTTTGTACCGAATAAAAGCGCCAGGAATTTAAAAATGACAGAAGCGAAAACGATTGCGCTTTTGATAAAAGGAACTAACAACCCATTTTTCCAGGGAATGCTTCGTATTTTCGAGCAGGAATTACAGAAGGTGGAGTATTCTTATCTGGTTTATCCGGTAGCAGATGATCAGGATGAGACAGCAATTGCGATGGAACTGGTGCAGGAAAGAAGATTAAAGGGAATCATTTTCTTAGGAGGACTGACGGAGGTTTCTGAAGTCAGCCTTGATAAAATCGGAGTTCCGTGCGTCCGATGTACCGTTTCGAATCCAAGCATTTCAGTTGGAACAAAAGATTATGCGGTATCCATCGATGACCGGAAGGAAGCGTACAAAGCCGTAGATTATTTATGTAAGTGTGGTCATAAAGACATAGCGATTGTGTGTGGACGAGAGGATGACTGCTCGATTGGTAGAATGAGACAGGAAGGGTACATGGATGCACTTCTTGACCATGGAATTTCCTATGACCCGCAGCTGGTTCTTTATGTAAAAGGAGAGGTATGTGAGTTCTCCGCACAGAATGGATATAGCACGGTAAAGGCATTGTTAGAATCCGACAAGAAGGTTACGGCAATCTTCCTTATTTCAGATATGATGGCATTTGGTGCTTACAAGGCAATCAAAGAAAAAGGGCTTCGGATTCCAGAGGACATTTCCGTCATTGGATTTGATGGATTGGATCTGACGAGATTTTATCATCCGTCGTTAACAACGGTACGCCAGCCATGTGACCAGATGGTAAAGGCATCAATTGAGGTACTTCTAGGAGCCATCAATGATGGGAATACAGGAGAACAGCGGATTTTCCCGGCAGAGCTGATTGTAAGGGAATCTGTTCGTAACATAGAATAA
- a CDS encoding carbohydrate ABC transporter permease has protein sequence MKSKKARSTLITIILSIVTIIYIAPIFVVLMNSFKGNTYVKTQTFAFPNSETFVGWANYIKGFTFGNYPFLKSVGYSAMITILSTILILVCTSMAAWYIVRVNSRFCKVVYYLFVFSMVVPFQMVMFTLAKTADTLKLNTPWTIPIVYLGFGAGMATFMFSGFVKTLPLEIEEAAAIDGCGPIRTFFSIILPMLKPTMISVGILEIMWIWNDYLLPYLVLDRTRFMTIPIHIQYLQGSYGAVDLGAIMALIILSILPVIIFYLTCQKYIIKGVAAGAVKG, from the coding sequence ATGAAATCGAAAAAGGCACGTAGTACACTGATTACGATTATTTTATCCATTGTTACCATTATTTATATTGCCCCTATTTTTGTGGTACTTATGAATTCCTTTAAGGGAAATACTTATGTTAAAACGCAGACATTCGCATTCCCGAACTCTGAGACATTTGTAGGATGGGCAAACTATATCAAAGGATTTACCTTCGGAAATTATCCATTTTTAAAATCCGTTGGATATTCTGCAATGATTACTATTTTGTCTACAATTTTGATTTTAGTATGTACGTCTATGGCGGCATGGTACATCGTGCGTGTAAACAGCAGATTTTGTAAAGTGGTTTACTATTTATTTGTATTTTCTATGGTGGTACCATTCCAGATGGTAATGTTTACGCTTGCAAAAACAGCAGATACTTTAAAATTAAATACTCCTTGGACAATTCCTATCGTATATCTGGGATTTGGAGCCGGAATGGCAACCTTTATGTTTTCCGGGTTTGTCAAGACATTGCCGTTAGAGATTGAGGAGGCGGCAGCGATTGACGGATGTGGTCCGATTCGCACTTTCTTTTCCATTATTCTTCCAATGTTAAAACCAACAATGATTTCGGTTGGAATTTTGGAGATTATGTGGATTTGGAACGATTATCTGTTACCGTACTTAGTGCTTGACCGAACCAGATTCATGACTATTCCAATTCACATTCAGTACTTGCAGGGAAGTTACGGTGCAGTTGATTTAGGAGCTATTATGGCATTGATTATTCTTAGTATTTTACCGGTTATCATATTCTATCTTACCTGCCAGAAGTACATTATCAAAGGTGTTGCTGCAGGTGCTGTAAAAGGCTAA
- a CDS encoding carbohydrate ABC transporter permease, with product MKKVNDGTSINSVLLRRPIQRMFFIFLLPTLAAFVLGFIYPFLKGFYLSFCSFTTTSDAKFIGIDNYIKALQDATFTHAFWYTALFAVVSVVLINFFSFLIAYLLTLKIKGANIFRTAFFMPNLIGGIVLGYIWSMIFNGVLAKYNTSILMETKYGFWGLIILMMWQQVGYMMIIYIAGLQSVPEDLIEAARIDGANRWNTLIHVTIPNVMSSITICMYLSLTNGFKLFDQNLALTGGQPFNFLDDGSVVKTTEMLALNIYSTFYGQNSAARGVGQAKAVIFFVLVALISLLQLRSTKSKEVQQ from the coding sequence ATGAAAAAAGTCAATGATGGTACTTCTATCAATTCCGTGTTACTTCGAAGACCAATTCAACGAATGTTTTTTATCTTTTTATTGCCAACATTAGCAGCATTTGTTTTGGGATTTATTTATCCTTTTTTGAAAGGTTTTTATTTATCATTTTGTTCGTTTACGACAACCAGTGATGCAAAATTTATCGGTATTGACAACTATATAAAAGCGTTACAGGATGCAACTTTTACACATGCATTCTGGTACACTGCATTATTTGCAGTGGTATCTGTGGTATTAATCAATTTTTTTTCGTTTTTGATCGCATATTTACTTACATTAAAGATTAAAGGAGCAAACATCTTTCGAACAGCATTCTTCATGCCAAACTTGATTGGCGGTATCGTATTAGGATACATCTGGAGCATGATTTTCAATGGTGTTCTCGCAAAATACAACACATCCATTTTGATGGAGACCAAATATGGTTTCTGGGGACTTATTATTCTGATGATGTGGCAGCAGGTAGGATATATGATGATTATCTATATTGCCGGTTTACAGAGTGTACCAGAGGATTTGATTGAAGCAGCACGTATCGATGGTGCAAACCGTTGGAATACACTGATTCATGTGACAATCCCGAATGTTATGTCATCTATTACCATTTGTATGTATCTTTCCCTTACAAATGGATTCAAACTTTTTGACCAAAACCTGGCATTGACTGGAGGACAGCCGTTTAACTTCTTAGACGATGGTTCGGTTGTAAAGACAACAGAAATGCTGGCTCTAAATATTTATAGCACCTTCTACGGACAGAACTCCGCTGCAAGAGGTGTCGGACAGGCGAAAGCAGTAATCTTTTTCGTGCTGGTAGCACTTATTTCCTTGTTACAGCTTCGTTCCACAAAATCGAAGGAGGTACAGCAGTAA
- a CDS encoding ABC transporter substrate-binding protein has product MKKKLVSVVLASAMLATLFAGCGSSSGTTGNAGSTESGSTASDSKGGSGSVYWLNFKPEADEALQSIAKTYKDETGVDVKVVTAAEGKYESTLTSEMDKSSAPTLFVVGNQAAVKTWGDYCYDLTDTDVYKELNTDAFTLKKDDGTVASIGYCYETFGIIVNTKLLEQAGHSVDEIKDFDSLKAVADDIHANADTLGFDAFTSSGMDDSSSWRFSGHLANMPLYYESVDDNWTECPAEIKGTYLDNYKMIWDLYTTDTAVDKASLATGGYDAEAEFKNGEAVFYQNGSWEYSALSESWADDEMTMIPIYTGVKGEENIGLCSGTENCWAVNKNASEEDIKATLDFMDWMVTSEEGTKMMAEQFGIIPYKNAADSGNVFLNKANELANEGKTTVTWAFNYTPNVNEWRAGVVAAMNKYDAGGDWSDVEKAFVDGWATQYKAANQ; this is encoded by the coding sequence ATGAAAAAGAAATTGGTAAGTGTCGTTTTAGCATCCGCTATGTTAGCAACACTCTTTGCAGGATGTGGAAGCTCATCAGGAACAACAGGGAATGCAGGTTCTACAGAATCTGGCAGCACAGCATCTGATAGCAAAGGGGGAAGCGGATCTGTATATTGGTTAAACTTCAAACCAGAAGCAGACGAAGCACTTCAGAGTATTGCCAAGACTTACAAAGATGAGACCGGTGTTGATGTAAAAGTTGTAACAGCAGCAGAAGGTAAATACGAATCCACTCTTACATCTGAGATGGATAAATCAAGTGCTCCAACTTTGTTTGTAGTCGGTAACCAGGCAGCAGTAAAGACATGGGGTGATTACTGCTACGATCTTACAGATACAGACGTTTACAAAGAGCTGAACACAGACGCATTTACATTAAAGAAGGATGACGGAACAGTAGCATCTATCGGATACTGCTATGAGACATTTGGAATTATTGTAAATACAAAGCTCTTAGAGCAGGCCGGACACAGTGTAGATGAAATCAAAGATTTCGATTCTTTGAAAGCGGTTGCAGATGATATTCATGCCAATGCAGACACCTTAGGATTTGATGCATTTACATCATCAGGAATGGATGATTCTTCTTCCTGGAGATTCTCAGGACATTTAGCAAATATGCCACTGTATTATGAATCCGTGGATGACAACTGGACAGAGTGCCCTGCAGAAATCAAAGGTACTTACCTTGACAACTACAAAATGATTTGGGATCTTTACACAACAGATACCGCAGTTGACAAAGCATCTTTAGCAACTGGCGGATATGATGCAGAAGCAGAATTCAAAAATGGTGAGGCTGTATTCTATCAGAACGGTTCCTGGGAATATTCCGCACTTAGCGAATCATGGGCTGATGATGAGATGACAATGATTCCAATTTACACAGGCGTTAAGGGTGAAGAAAATATCGGACTTTGCTCTGGAACAGAGAACTGCTGGGCAGTAAACAAAAATGCTTCCGAGGAAGACATCAAAGCAACTCTTGATTTCATGGACTGGATGGTAACATCTGAGGAAGGAACCAAGATGATGGCAGAACAGTTTGGTATCATTCCTTACAAAAACGCTGCAGACAGCGGTAACGTATTCTTAAACAAAGCCAATGAACTTGCAAACGAAGGAAAGACAACTGTTACATGGGCATTCAACTACACTCCAAACGTAAATGAATGGAGAGCAGGTGTTGTTGCAGCAATGAACAAATACGATGCTGGTGGAGACTGGTCTGATGTTGAAAAAGCATTTGTAGACGGATGGGCTACACAGTACAAAGCAGCAAACCAGTAA
- a CDS encoding DUF4867 family protein produces MEIFSVLDERFKKYGKVWEGFETTQILKEMEHTPLPQDVIYVPSVEEMELLPEAVQFKNSVYGGLPIQIGYCNGNNHQLNAVEYHRNSEINIAVTDMILLLGSLCDVEDDFTYDTSKVVAFFVPAKTVVEMYGTTLHYAPCNHGDNGFKCVVILPKGTNHELDFKLKDSGEDKLMTAKNKWLIAHEEAKIPGAFCGLKGENLTV; encoded by the coding sequence ATGGAGATTTTTTCAGTATTGGATGAGAGATTTAAAAAGTATGGAAAAGTGTGGGAAGGCTTTGAAACCACACAGATTTTAAAGGAGATGGAGCACACACCATTGCCGCAGGATGTCATTTATGTGCCATCAGTGGAGGAGATGGAACTTTTACCGGAGGCAGTGCAGTTTAAAAACAGCGTTTATGGTGGATTACCGATTCAGATTGGGTATTGTAACGGCAATAACCACCAGTTAAATGCAGTTGAATACCACCGCAATTCTGAAATCAATATAGCAGTAACGGATATGATTTTATTGTTAGGAAGTCTATGCGATGTGGAAGATGATTTTACATACGATACTTCAAAGGTGGTGGCGTTCTTTGTTCCGGCAAAGACGGTGGTTGAGATGTATGGAACAACGCTTCATTATGCACCGTGTAACCATGGTGATAACGGTTTTAAGTGTGTCGTAATACTGCCGAAGGGAACCAATCACGAGCTGGATTTTAAATTGAAGGACAGTGGAGAAGATAAGCTGATGACAGCCAAGAACAAATGGCTGATTGCACATGAGGAAGCAAAAATTCCGGGTGCATTTTGTGGATTAAAAGGGGAAAATCTTACCGTTTAA
- a CDS encoding AraC family transcriptional regulator, with the protein MNGKDERLDMIDQTSYQHEVIVPNEGMPFKLFLFEGGNGKYIREKHWHRSIEIFAVKSGSLDFYLNDEKYHLQEGEFILVNSNELHSVHAAQPNETIVLQIPLNVFQNYFTKEQFIWFSHSEKMADGQVFELLSKMYGQLLEKETGYELLMQSYFYQLEYLLVTKYRKLEVMEELLKKNKQLKRLGRITEYLKEHYTEEISLEKLAAIFGYSPTYLSRMFRKYARINYKDYLQSVRLEHAVKELEQTDHQIGEIALKQGFPNSKAFSTLFREKYGILPNEYRKKIRK; encoded by the coding sequence ATGAACGGAAAAGATGAAAGATTAGACATGATAGATCAGACAAGTTATCAGCATGAGGTAATCGTACCAAATGAAGGAATGCCCTTCAAATTGTTTTTGTTTGAAGGGGGAAACGGAAAGTACATCAGAGAAAAACACTGGCACCGCTCCATCGAGATTTTTGCGGTGAAGAGCGGTAGCCTGGATTTTTATCTCAATGATGAGAAGTACCATTTGCAGGAAGGCGAATTCATTCTGGTCAACAGCAATGAATTACACTCTGTGCATGCAGCACAGCCAAATGAAACCATTGTGCTTCAGATTCCGCTTAACGTATTCCAGAATTATTTCACAAAAGAACAGTTTATCTGGTTTTCACACAGCGAGAAAATGGCGGATGGTCAGGTGTTTGAACTGTTGTCTAAGATGTATGGGCAGCTTCTTGAAAAAGAAACCGGATATGAGCTTTTGATGCAGAGTTACTTTTACCAGCTGGAATATCTGTTGGTGACAAAGTATCGGAAGCTAGAAGTCATGGAAGAACTGTTAAAAAAGAACAAGCAGTTAAAGCGGCTTGGAAGAATTACGGAGTATTTAAAAGAGCACTATACGGAGGAGATATCTTTAGAAAAACTGGCGGCAATCTTTGGATATTCGCCAACCTATCTATCTAGAATGTTTCGAAAATATGCTAGGATAAATTATAAGGATTATCTTCAGAGTGTTCGATTAGAGCACGCAGTCAAAGAGTTAGAGCAGACAGATCATCAGATTGGAGAAATCGCGCTAAAGCAGGGATTTCCGAATAGTAAGGCTTTTTCTACACTTTTTCGGGAAAAGTACGGTATTTTGCCAAACGAATATCGCAAAAAGATAAGAAAATGA
- a CDS encoding alanine/glycine:cation symporter family protein, with translation METIANILIQLDNIVWGVPLMILILAGGILLTFRLGVLQVRKLPLALKWMIKNEEHGVGEVSSFAALCTALSATIGTGNIVGVATAVCTGGPGALFWMVVAAFFGMATKYAEGLLAIKYRVVTEDGHSLGGPFYYIEQGMGAKWKWLAKLFAFFGVLVGLLGIGTITQVNGIVNALRNYFDPENAKLITLPGIGQYSIIVVIGAIVVTFFVALVLIGGIKRISGVAQIVVPFMAVLYICICMILLLCNLSSIPAAIGTIINGAFHPRAVTGGVVGSVFVAMQKGVARGIFSNEAGLGSAPIAAAAAQTKEPVRQGLVSMTGTFIDTILICSMTGLSIVITGAWQVEGLEGVEVTTYAFQNGLPLPAKAVSFIIMLCLTFFAFTTILGWDYYSERCLEYLVGGQKKSILIYRWLYILVVLIGPFLTVSAVWTIADIVNGLMAFPNMIAIFSLSGIVVKETKDFFKRHLK, from the coding sequence ATGGAAACTATCGCAAACATTCTTATACAGCTCGATAATATCGTCTGGGGCGTTCCTCTTATGATATTAATTTTAGCTGGAGGAATTTTACTTACCTTCCGTTTGGGTGTTTTACAGGTTCGTAAACTTCCACTTGCTTTGAAATGGATGATAAAAAATGAGGAACATGGTGTCGGCGAAGTAAGTTCTTTTGCTGCACTTTGCACCGCTCTTTCCGCAACCATTGGAACCGGCAACATCGTCGGGGTTGCAACTGCTGTCTGTACCGGAGGACCAGGCGCACTTTTCTGGATGGTTGTTGCCGCATTCTTTGGAATGGCAACAAAATATGCAGAAGGTCTTCTTGCAATCAAATATCGTGTTGTCACTGAGGATGGGCATTCCCTGGGTGGTCCCTTCTATTATATCGAACAGGGTATGGGTGCAAAATGGAAATGGCTCGCAAAGCTTTTCGCATTCTTTGGTGTCCTTGTCGGCCTTCTTGGAATTGGAACAATTACACAGGTAAACGGTATTGTAAACGCGCTTCGTAATTATTTTGATCCGGAAAATGCAAAACTTATCACACTTCCTGGCATCGGTCAGTATTCCATCATTGTCGTGATTGGTGCAATTGTTGTCACTTTCTTTGTTGCCCTTGTTTTGATTGGCGGCATCAAGCGTATTTCCGGGGTCGCACAGATTGTTGTACCTTTTATGGCAGTCCTTTATATTTGCATTTGTATGATTTTACTTCTTTGTAATCTTTCCTCGATTCCTGCAGCTATTGGAACTATTATAAATGGAGCTTTTCATCCACGTGCTGTTACAGGCGGTGTGGTCGGCAGTGTTTTCGTCGCAATGCAAAAAGGAGTGGCTCGCGGTATCTTTTCCAATGAAGCCGGTCTTGGCTCTGCGCCAATTGCCGCTGCAGCTGCACAGACAAAAGAACCTGTCCGCCAGGGACTTGTCTCCATGACCGGAACCTTTATCGATACTATTTTAATCTGCAGCATGACCGGACTCTCTATTGTCATCACCGGTGCATGGCAGGTCGAGGGATTAGAAGGCGTTGAAGTTACCACTTACGCTTTTCAAAATGGGCTTCCTCTCCCTGCTAAAGCAGTTTCTTTTATCATCATGCTTTGTCTGACCTTCTTTGCATTTACCACCATCCTTGGATGGGATTACTATTCCGAGCGCTGCCTGGAATATCTGGTGGGCGGTCAGAAAAAATCGATTCTTATCTACCGTTGGCTTTATATTCTGGTTGTGTTAATCGGACCATTTTTGACCGTATCTGCTGTCTGGACGATAGCAGATATTGTAAACGGGCTTATGGCATTTCCAAACATGATTGCAATCTTTTCTTTAAGTGGAATTGTGGTAAAGGAAACAAAAGATTTCTTTAAACGGCATTTGAAATAA
- the radA gene encoding DNA repair protein RadA: MAKGKTTVFFCQSCGYESAKWMGQCPGCKEWNTFVEEMVEKKSAHKAGAVRKSDLQVLPLSKIEMTKEDRMSTQIKELDRVLGGGIVPGSMVLVGGDPGIGKSTLLLQVCKHLSEQQIKVLYISGEESLQQIKIRAERIGTFRDSLSLLCETNLDLIEEVIQREKPQVVVIDSIQTMYREAVSSSPGSVSQVRESTGTLMQIAKGMNISIFIVGHVTKEGVVAGPRVLEHMVDTVLYFEGDRHAAYRILRGVKNRFGSTNEIGVFEMREDGLSEVENPSEFMLNGRPQGASGSVVACSMEGTRPILLEIQALVCRSNFGMPRRTAAGTDYNRVNLLMAVLEKRLGIRMGECDAYINIAGGIKMNEPAIDLGIVLALISSYKEIPIDEHTICFGEVGLSGEVRAVNMAEQRVLEARKLGFDTCILPQACMDTLKKIDGIRLVGVRNVKEAIDFIK, encoded by the coding sequence ATGGCAAAAGGGAAAACAACAGTATTTTTTTGTCAGTCATGTGGTTATGAATCTGCAAAATGGATGGGGCAGTGTCCGGGCTGCAAGGAATGGAACACCTTTGTGGAGGAGATGGTTGAAAAAAAATCAGCTCACAAAGCAGGGGCGGTAAGAAAAAGTGATTTGCAGGTGCTGCCGCTTTCTAAGATTGAAATGACAAAAGAGGACAGAATGTCAACACAGATAAAGGAACTTGACCGTGTCCTTGGCGGTGGAATTGTTCCGGGTTCCATGGTGTTAGTGGGCGGTGATCCTGGAATTGGAAAGTCAACCCTGCTCTTGCAGGTGTGCAAGCATCTCTCAGAGCAACAGATAAAGGTTTTATATATTTCAGGGGAGGAATCTCTTCAGCAGATTAAAATCAGAGCAGAGCGAATTGGCACATTTCGGGATAGCCTGTCCTTGCTTTGCGAGACGAATTTAGACCTCATTGAGGAAGTGATTCAAAGAGAAAAACCACAGGTGGTAGTGATTGATTCGATTCAGACGATGTACCGGGAAGCGGTTTCTTCTTCTCCGGGAAGCGTTTCACAGGTAAGAGAATCCACAGGAACGCTCATGCAGATTGCAAAGGGCATGAATATTTCGATTTTTATTGTTGGACATGTAACAAAAGAAGGTGTTGTTGCGGGACCGAGAGTACTCGAACATATGGTCGACACAGTGCTTTATTTTGAAGGAGACAGACACGCTGCCTACCGTATTTTGCGAGGGGTGAAAAATCGTTTTGGCTCCACCAATGAAATTGGTGTTTTTGAGATGCGGGAGGATGGCCTTAGTGAGGTCGAGAATCCGTCGGAGTTTATGCTAAACGGAAGACCGCAGGGAGCGTCCGGTTCTGTGGTAGCCTGTTCGATGGAGGGAACGAGGCCGATTCTTTTGGAAATCCAGGCGCTGGTATGCCGCAGCAACTTTGGAATGCCGCGAAGAACTGCAGCGGGAACCGATTATAACAGAGTGAATCTTTTGATGGCCGTTTTGGAAAAAAGACTCGGAATCAGAATGGGAGAGTGTGACGCATACATTAACATTGCAGGCGGAATCAAGATGAATGAACCGGCGATTGATTTGGGAATTGTGCTGGCGCTGATATCAAGCTATAAAGAGATTCCAATTGACGAACACACGATTTGCTTTGGAGAGGTTGGTTTAAGTGGCGAAGTAAGAGCTGTAAACATGGCAGAACAAAGAGTGTTAGAAGCAAGAAAACTAGGATTTGATACCTGTATTTTGCCACAGGCATGTATGGACACATTAAAAAAGATAGATGGAATCCGTCTCGTCGGAGTAAGGAATGTAAAAGAGGCAATTGATTTTATCAAATAA
- a CDS encoding endosialidase codes for MAVISELIRSEADGTISFGDYSLQTKAKLDNFEHEGDIYKVKTFQEITKLERNGMFVYESVPGTAVSNLNVTDTGITFGVEGTEDAQITLELEAETEYEITIDGVNAGCMKTNLGGKLSLSVELENQDQVKVAVVKKN; via the coding sequence ATGGCTGTTATTAGTGAATTAATTCGTTCAGAAGCAGACGGTACCATTAGTTTTGGGGACTATTCTTTACAGACAAAGGCAAAACTTGATAATTTTGAACATGAAGGCGATATTTATAAAGTAAAGACCTTTCAGGAAATCACCAAATTAGAACGTAACGGTATGTTTGTTTATGAGTCAGTACCAGGAACGGCCGTAAGTAATTTAAATGTAACGGATACAGGGATTACATTTGGGGTAGAAGGTACAGAAGATGCACAGATTACACTTGAATTAGAAGCAGAAACAGAATATGAGATTACCATTGATGGAGTGAATGCAGGATGCATGAAAACTAACCTTGGTGGTAAGCTTAGCTTGAGTGTTGAACTTGAAAATCAGGATCAGGTAAAAGTTGCAGTGGTAAAGAAGAATTAA